The sequence GCGGCCGGCGGCATCGTCTGGGCCTTCGGCGAGCTGCCCACGGTGCTCGTCCTCGCCGTCGTCTTCTTCTCCTGGGCGCGGTCGGACGACCGGCAGGCCCGCACGATCGATCGCACCGCCGACCGCACCGGCGACGCCGAGCGGGCCGCCTACAACGCGCGGCTGCGCGCTCTCGCCGACCGGCAGGGCTGAGGGAAGGACCCCCGCTGCCCCCGCACTCCTCGCAGGCTCGCTGCGGGGCGCGGTCGCTGGAGCGGCCGCGGCAGGACGGTGGCCGCCTGGGACGATGGTGCCGTGCCGGTCTCCTTGGTGTTCACCGCGGACACCCACGTCCCCAAGCGGGCGCGTGATCTACCTCATCCGCTGTGGTCGGCCATCGACGCGGCCGATGTCGTGGTGCACGCCGGCGACTGGGTCGACGTGCCACTGCTCGACCGGTTCGAGGAGCGGTCCCGGCGGCTGGTCGCGGTGTACGGCAACAACGACCACGGACCGCTGCGGGAGCGGCTGCCCGAGGTCGCTCGCACGGAGATCGAGGGCATCCGCTTCGCCGTCGTGCACGAGACCGGGGACGCGAAGGGTCGTGAGGCGCGGTGCGCCGCACGGTTCCCCGATGTCGACGTGCTCGTCTTCGGGCACAGCCACATCCCGTGGGACACGACCGCGCCGTCCGGCCTGCGCCTGCTCAACCCCGGTTCGCCCACGGACCGGCGCAGACAGCCCCACGGCACGTACGCCACCGCCGTCGCGGACGCCGGCCGGCTGCGCGACGTGACCTTCCACCCGGTGCCGCCGCGCCGGTGAGCGCCCCGCCGCTGGACCCCCGCGCGGTCGCGCTGCTCGCCTGCCCGGTCTGCGCCGCCCCGTTCGCGGCCGGGCCGGGGGACACGGGGCTGCGCTGCGCCGAGGGGCACTCCGTCGACCGTGCCCGGCAGGGCCACCTCACGCTGCTGCCGCCCGGGCGACGCCCGGCGACCGGTGACTCGGCCGAGATGGTCGCCGACCGGGTGGCGTTCCTCGCGGCCGGCCACTACGACGCCGTCACGGCCGCGCTCGCCGACGCGGTGACGGCGCCGGGGGTGCCGGTGACCCTGCTCGACCTCGGTGGCGGCACCGGCCACCACCTGGCCCGGCTGCTCGACGGGCTCCCCGGGGCGGTCGGCGTGGTCCTCGACGCCAGCCGCTACGCGGCCCGCCGGGCGGCGCGGGCGCACCCCCGGGCCATCGCGGTGGTCGCCGACACCTGGGCTCGGCTGCCGGTGCGCGACGGTGTGGTCGACCGGGCGCTGGTCGTCTTCGCCCCGCGCAACGGCCCCGAGATCGCCCGGGTGCTCCGTCCGGAGGGCCGGCTGGTCGTCGTGACCCCGGCGCCGGACCACCTCGGTGAGATCATCGCGCCGCTCGGGCTGCTGCGGGTGGACCCCGGAAAGGCCGGACGGCTGGCCGCAACCCTGGAGCCCCACCTGGTGCGCGAGGGCGCCGAGCGCCACCGCCGCACGCTGCGGCTCGACCACGCTGCGGTGGCGACGCTGGTGGGGATGGGCCCCCATGCACGGCACCTCACGGCCGCCGGGCTGGCGGCGTCGCTGGCGCGGTTGCCGGCCGACGTGCAGGTCACGATCTCCGTCGACGTGACCACCTACCGGCGGGTGCCGTGACCGCTCCGGCGCGCCCAGCCCGCCCGATCTGAGGTGCCGCGCGGCACGGTCTAAGCTGCGAGCCGTGACGATTGCACCGGCGCCCATCGTGAGCCGGCCCAGCCCGGCTCACGTGGTCGACAAGGGCTCGCGGCTCTCGAACCTGCTGCGGACCACCGACCACAAGACCATCGGCCTCATGTACCTGGCCACCTCGTTCGCCTTCTTCATCGGTGGCGGCCTGATGGCCCTGCTGATGCGCGGTGAGCTGGCGCGGCCGGGTCTGCAGTTCCTGTCGCCGGAGCAGTACAACCAGCTCGTCACGATGCACGGCACGGTCATGCTGCTGATGTTCGCGACGCCGCTGTTCTTCGCGTTCTCGAACCTGATCATGCCGCTGCAGATCGGTGCTCCCGACGTCGCCTTCCCGCGGCTGAACGCCTTCTCCTACTGGCTGTTCCTCTTCGGCAGCCTGATCGCGGTCTCGGGCTTCCTGACCCCGGGCGGCGCCGCCGACTTCGGCTGGTACGCCTACACCCCGTTGTCGAACGTGGTGCACTCCCCGGGCCCGGGAGCGAACATGTGGTTCGCCGGCCTGGCGGTCAGCGGTCTGGGCACGATCCTCGGTGCCGTCAACTTCATCACCACGATCGTCTGCCTGCGGGCGCCGGGGATGACGCTGTTCCGGATGCCGATCTTCACCTGGAACACGCTGGTGACCAGCATCCTCGTCCTGTTCGCGTTCCCGATCCTCACCGCGGCGATCATGGGCATGCTGGCTGACCGCAACCTCGGCGCCCTCATCTACTCGGACGAGAACGGTGGGCCCATGCTGTGGCAGCACCTGTTCTGGTTCTTCGGGCACCCCGAGGTCTACATCATCGCCCTGCCGTTCTTCGGCATCGTCACCGAGATCATCCCGGTCTTCGCCCGCAAGCCACTGTTCGGCTACAAGGGCATGGTGTTCGCGACGATGGCGATCGGCGCCCTCTCGCTGGCGGTGTGGGCGCACCACATGTATGCCACCGGCGCGGTGCTGCTGCCGTTCTTCGCCTTCCTGACGTACCTGATCGCCGTGCCGACCGGGATCAAGTTCTTCAACTGGATCGGCACCATGTGGCGCGGTCAGATGACGTTCGAGACGCCGATGCTGTTCTCCATCGGCTTCATGATCACATTCCTCCTCGGTGGCCTGACCGGTGTGCTCCTGGCCAGCCCGCCGCTGGACTGGCACGTCAACGACAGTTACTTCGTCGTCGCCCACTTCCACTACGTCGTCTTCGGCACCGTGGTGTTCGCCGCCTACGCCGGCATCTACTTCTGGTTCCCCAAGATGTGCGGCCGGATGATGGACGAGCGGCTGGGCAAGCTGCAGTTCTGGCTGACCTTCATCGGCTTCCACGCGACGTTCCTCGTCCAGCACTGGCTCGGCAACGAGGGCATGCCCCGCCGGTACGTCGACTACCTGCCCACCGACGCCTTCACGCTGCTGCACACCGTGTCGACGATCGGGTCGTTCATCCTGGGCGCCGCCACCATCCCGTTCGTCTACAACGTGGTGAAGTCCTGGAAGTACGGTGAGCTCGCCCTGCGCGACGACCCGTGGGGCCACGGCAACAGCCTCGAGTGGGCCACCTCCTCCCCGCCGCCGCGGCACAACTTCGTGGAGATCCCGCGGATCCGCTCGGAGCGCCCGGCGTTCGAGGCGCACTACCCGCACCTGGTCGAGCGGCTGCACGCCGAGGCGCACGCCGGTAAGCGGCACGAGCCGTACGGCGGTGTCAGCGAGCTGGTCGGCGACACCGGCCGGCGTCAGGGCGAGAACGACCCCGACCCGACCTGACGAACGCCCTCCCCCGGGGGCGAGCGACCTCGAACGCCCCGCAGGCCCTGCCTGCGGGGCGTTCGGCCGTTCCGGGCGTCGCCCAGGCGGCCACCGGGGGGAGCGGCCGGGCGGCGGAGCGGGTGCGGCACGATGACGGAGTGCCGCTCGATGCCCCGCTGCGCCAGCTCCCGGACACCCCTGCACCGCAGGCGGTGCTCACCATCACGGGCGCCGACCGGCCCGGCGTCACCGCCCGGCTGTTCTCCGCCCTGGCCGGCACGGGCGGGGACGTGCCGGCGGTGGAGGTCCTCGACGTGGAGCAGGTCGTGGTGCACGGGCACCTGGTGCTCGGCGTCGTCGTCGGGGCCCTGCCGGGCGACGGCGCGCCCGTCGTCGACCAGGCAGAGTTCCTGGCCTCCCTGCGCCGCACCGCCGACGTCGTCGCCGCAGCGGTCGGGGTGGACGTCACCGTGGAGCCGGCATCCGGGCCGGCCGCGGTCGGCCCGGACGCCGGCCGGCCGCACCACGTGATCGTGCTGGGTCGCCCGGTGCCGCCCCAGGCGGTGGCCGGCGCCGCGCAGGCCGTGGCGGGCATCGGCGGCAACATCGACGCCATCCGGCGGCTGTCGGACTACCCGGTCACCAGCTTCGAGCTCACCGTCTCGGGGGCCGAGGCCACGGCGCTGCGCACCGCGCTCGCCTCGGTGGCGGCCTCCACCGGAGCGGACATCGCCGTCGAGCAGGTGGGCCTCGCGCGGCGCAGCAAGCGGCTGATCGTGCTCGACGTCGACTCCACCCTGGTCCGGGGCGAGGTGATCGACGAGCTCGCCGCCCGCGCCGGACGGGCCGCGGAGGTCGCCCGCATCACGGCGGCGGCGATGAACGGCGAGCTCGACTTCGCCGAGTCGCTGCGCGCCCGCGTCGCCGTGCTGGCCGGGCTGCCCGAGGAGGTCCTCGACGAGGTGCGTCAGCACCTCGTGCTCACGCCGGGCGCGCGGACGCTCATCCGGACGCTGCAGCGCCTCGGCTTCCGCTGCGGGATCGTCAGCGGCGGCTTCACGCAGATCACCGATCCGCTGGCCGAGAGCCTCGGGCTGGACTTCGCCGCGGCCAACACCCTGGAGGTCGTCGACGGCCGGTTGACCGGCGGGCTGGTCGGGGAGATCGTCGACCGGCCGGGCAAGGCCCGGGCGCTGACCCGGTTCGCCGCGCAGTACGGCATCCCGCTGGACCAGACGGTGGCCGTCGGCGACGGCGCGAACGACCTCGACATGCTGAACACCGCCGGCCTGGGCATCGCCTTCAACGCCAAGCCTTTCGTGCGCGAGCAAGCCCACACCGCGCTGAACCAGCCCTACCTGGACGCCGTCCTGCAGGTGCTCGGGTTCACCCGCGACGAGGTCCTGGACGCGGTGTGATGTCGATCAGTGCCCCGGCCTGATCGACAAGGGTCCTGGCCAGCACCGGTCGTGCGCCAGGACCACGGGTGGTGAGCCAGGACGTCGTCCGGCGCGACCCCGGGCCTCACGAACCGTGGACTGCTCCTGCCAGCTCCACGCCGGCGGTGCGGAGCTGGTCCAAGGCCGCCTCGGTGGTCGCCGGCGAGACCCCGGCGGTGAGCGGGAGCAGCACGCGGGTGGTGAACCCGGCGGCGACGGCGTCCAGCGCGGTGGCGCGGACGCAGTGGTCGGTGGCGATGCCGACGACGTCGACCGACCCGACGCCCCGGCCGCGCAGCCAGTCGGCCAGCCCGACCCCGTCCGCCGTCCCCTCGAAGCCCGAGTAGGCGGCGGCGTACTCGCCCTTGTCGAACACCGCCTCGATCGGGCCGCGATCCAGTGCGGGGTGCAGCTCCACGCCGCCGGTGCCCACGACGCAGTGCCCCGGCCAGGTCTCCACGAAGTCCGGCGCCGCGGCGAAGTGGTGCCCGGGGTCGATGTGGTGGTCGCGCGTCGCCACGACGTGGTCGTAGCCCACCGAGCGGACGTGCTCGGTGATCGCGGCCGCGACCGCGGCGCCGCCGGCCACGGCCAGGCTGCCGCCCTCGCAGAAGTCGTTCTGCACGTCGACGACGATCAGTGCGCGGGTCATGGGCCGATCATGCCGGTTCAGGCGGTCAGCGTCTCCAAGGCGGGCTCGCCACGGGACAGCGCCCAGGCCTCGGCGGGCAGGGCCTCCCGCACCCGCGCGTGGTGCTGCCGGGCGCGCTGCAGCATCTGGCCGGGGGAGGCCGGGTCGCACAGCTCCCCCTCGCGGACGAGGGGCAGCACCAGGTCGCGGTCACCCTCCTGCGGTTCGATCCCCCCACTGCTGACGACCTCGGCGGTGGCCGTGCCGTCGGCCGCGTGCCGGCGGACCGCGGACTTGCGGCCGCCCACGGAGTTCTTGCCCTCGGACCGCTTCGCGACCGGGACGCCGTCCCGCTCCACCAGCTTGTAGACCATGCCGGCCGTGGGCGCACCCGAGCCGGTGACCAGCGACGTCCCCACGCCGTAACCGTCCACGGGTGCGGCCATCAGGCCGGCGATGGCGTACTCGTCGAGGTCGCTGGTGACGATCACCCGGGTGCCGGTGGCGCCGAGCTCGTCGAGCAGCTGGCGGGCGCGGGTCGCGAGCGTCGGGAGGTCGCCGGAGTCCAGCCGGATCGCGCCGAGCTCCGGGCCGGCCACCTCGATCGCCGTCCGGATGCCCTGCTCGACGTCGTAGGTGTCCACCAGCAGCGTGGTGCCCACCCCGAGGGTGTCCACCTGGGCGCGGAAGGCCGCGCGCTCGTCGTCGTGCAGCAGCGTGAAGGCGTGCGCGCTCGTGCCGGTCGTGGGGACGCCGTAACGCCGGCCGGCCTCCAGGTTCGAGCTGGCCCCGAAGCCGACCAGGTGGGCGGCGCGGGCGGCGGCGACCGCGGCCTCCTCGTGGGTGCGCCGCGAGCCCATCTCGATGCACGGCCGCTCGCAGGCGGCGGCCACCATGCGGGCGGCGGCCGAGGCGATGGCGGAGTCGTGGTTGAGGATCGACAGGGCCAGGGTCTCCAGCAGGACGCCCTCGCCGAACGACGCACGGACGGTGAGCACGGGGGAGCCGGGGAAGAACAGCTCTCCCTCGGCGTATCCGTCGACGTCCCCGCTGAAGCGGAAGCCGGCCAGCCAGTCCAGCAGCCGGGTGTCGGTCAGCCCCTGGGCCCGGAGCGTCGCCAGCTCCTCGTCGCCGAAGCGGAACCCCGGCAGGGCCTCGAGCAGCCGCCCGGTGCCGGCGACCACCCCGTACCGGCGGCCGTGGGGGAGCCGGCGGGCGAACACCTCGAACACGCAGTCCCGGTCGGCCGTGCCGTCGGCCAGCGCCGCGGCCAGCATCGTCAGCTCGTAGCGGTCGGTGAGCAGCGCGGTAGCCGTCGGCATGGCTCCGGAGCGTAGGTGGAGCCGGCTCACGGGGCCGAATCACGTCCTAAGGTGGACCCGTGGCCGGACCGATCGCCCCGACCCGGGCCCCCGAGACGACCGAGGAAGAACTCGGTGACCTGGACCGGCCGTGGGTGACCATCGTCTGGAACGACCCGGTCAACCTCATGACGTACGTGACGTTCGTGCTGCAGGAGCTGTTCGGCTACGACGAGCCGACGGCGACCGCGCTCATGCTGCAGGTGCACCACGACGGCCGGGCGATCGTCAGCTCGGGCCCCCGGGAGCGGATGGAGCACGACACCAGCCGGCTGCACGCCTACGGGCTGTGGGCCAGCTACCAGCGCGACTCGTGAGCGGGCGCGTGACGAGCGCCGAGGAGGTCGCGTGAAGCCGTTCCGTTCCCGTGGGGGCCGGCTGGTCGCCCGCCTGGACCCGGCGGAGACCGGCATCATCGGGCTGCTGCTCGACCAGCTGGAGCAGCTGCTCGACGCCGACCCGGCCGACAGCACCGGCGACCCGGTGATCGCCCGGCTGTTCCCGGCGGGGCACCGCTCGGACGCCGCGCTGGCCGAGGACTACCGCGGCCTGACCGAGCAGTCGCTGCGCGGTGGCAAGTCCGACGACCTCGCCACCGTGCGCGCCACGCTGCCCGACGGCGGAGGAGAGGTCCGGCTGGACACCGACCAGGCCGGCGCCTGGCTGCGCACCAGCAACGACCTGCGGCTGGCCCTGGGCACGCGGCTGGACATCAGCGAGGAGTCCGAGCCGCCGGAGGAGATCGTCGACGAGGGCGACCACCAGCTGGCGGTCTACTACTGGCTCACCGCGCTGCAGGGGTCGCTCGTCGACGCGCTGGTCGCCGCTCGCGCCGGCCGAAGGTGAGCAGCACCAGCGCCGCCAGGAGCAGGTCCAGGACGAAGAGCACGCGGACCATGCCGTGCAGCTCGACGTCGACGACCATCGCGCCGATCGTGGCGACCAGCACCACCGCCGAGATGGTGGCCAGCAGGAGCAGGAGCAGAGCGCGCAGCACCACGAGGACGACGACGGGAGCGCGGTCGCCGGGCTGGGCCGCGCTGTAGCCGCGGTGCCGGAACAGCCCCCGGACACCCAGGACCAGCGCCGGCAGGGCCACCAGCACCACACCGGTGATGAGGAGCGACGGGAGCCACACGCCAGCGACCGTATCCGGCCCCGCCGGTCTCCCGGCGCACGCCCGGCCGGAGATGCACGGGGGTGACGCGGAGACGGCGGGGCGGGCAGGCCTAGACTGGCCGCGTGCTGCGCATCGACCGCGCGACCTACGACGCCATCGTGGCCCACGCCCGGAAGGACCATCCGGACGAGGCATGCGGCGTCGTCGCCGGGCCCGAGGGGACCGAGCGTCCCGAGCGCTTCGTCCCGATGCTCAACGCGGCGCGGTCGCCGACGTTCTACGAGTTCGACAGCGCCGACCTGCTGGCCCTGTACCGGGACATGGACGACCGGGACGAGTGGCCCGTCGTCGTCTACCACTCGCACACCGCCACCGAGGCCTACCCGTCGCGCACCGACATCGGGTACGCGTCGGGCCCCGCTGCCGACCCCCGCACGCACTACGTGCTGGTGTCCACCCGCCACCACGGCCCCGAGACCGGCCTGGCCGGTGACGAGGTGGAGTTCCGCAGCTACCGCATCGTCGACGGGGAGGTGTCGGAGGAGGAGGTCGAGATCGTCGAGTCCTACCTCTTCGGGCACTCGCCGACGACGGTCGTCTACGACTGAAAAGCACCCCGTTCCCCCCACGCCTCGCAGGCTCGGCGCGGGTCCCTGAACGGGGCCGGAATCCCGCGCGGCCGTCGGGCGTTGCCCGGATCAGACGCACCACTGCTGCCTCGCGCAGCGCCCCCACATCCACGTCCCGAGGAGAATCACGCCATGGCCATCGAGGTCCGGATCCCGACCATCCTGCGCACCCACACCGGCGGCGACAAGACCGTCGAGGGCAGCGGGGACACCCTGGCCGCACTCATCGACGACCTCGACAGCAAGCACTCGGGTCTGAAGAACCGCCTCGTCACCGAGGAGGGCAAGCTGCACCGCTTCGTCAACGTCTACGTCAACGACGAGGACGTGCGCTTCACCGGCGCCCTGGACACCCAGGTCAAGGACGGCGACTCGGTGACGATCCTCCCGGCGGTCGCGGGCGGCTGCTGAGCGGCTGCTGCGCTCCCCGTTCGCCCGCCCCGCATCCCGGAAGAGTTGCCATGGCCCGCTTCGCCTCCCTCGTCGACTCGCTCGGCGGCACCCCGCTGGTGGGGCTGCCGAACCTCTCGCCGACCTCGGACGTGCGCCTGTGGGCCAAGCTCGAGGACCACAACCCCACCGGCTCCATCAAGGACCGCGCCGCGATCAGGATGATCGAGGCCGCCGAGAAGGAGGGGCTGCTGCGGCCCGGCTCGACGATCCTCGAGCCGACCAGCGGCAACACCGGCATCTCGCTGGCCATGGTGGCCCGCCAGCGCGGCTACGAGCTCATCTGCGTGATGCCGGAGAACACCTCGGTGGAGCGCCGCCAGCTGCTGGAGATGTACGGCGCCCGGATCATCTCCTCTCCGGCCGCCGGCGGCTCCAACCAGGCCGTCGCCGTCGCCAAGGAGCTCGCGGCCGAGCACGACGACTGGGTGATGCTCTACCAGTACGGCAACCCGGCGAACGCGCTCGCGCACTACGAGGGCACCGGCCCGGAGATCCTCGCCGATCTGCCGTCGATCACCCACTTCGTCGCGGGCCTGGGCACCACCGGCACGCTGATGGGCGTCTCCCGGTACCTGCGCGAGCACAAGCCCGGTGTGCAGGTGATCGCCGCGGAGCCGCGCTACGGGGAGCTGGTCTACGGGCTGCGCAACATCGACGAGGGTTTCATCCCCGAGCTCTACGACGCCTCGCTGCTGGACTCGCGGTTCTCCGTGGGCCCGGAGGACGCGATCCACCGCACCCGCCAGCTGGTGGAGCGCGAGGGCGTCTTCGCGGGCATCTCCACCGGCGCGATCCTGCACGCGGCCCTCGGCATCGCCGACAAGGAGGTCGCGGCGGGCCGGTCGGCCGACATCGTCTTCATCGTGTGCGACGGCGGCTGGAAGTACCTCTCCACCGGCGCCTACGCGGGCACCCTCGAGGAGGCCACCTCGGCGCTCGAGGGTCAGCTCTGGGCCTAGCAGGAGGGCCCCGTCTCCTCACCGCCCGCACGCTCGCGGCGAGCCTCGGGACGGGGCCGGCCGCGGGTGTCGGAGTCGCGGGCTAGCCTGACCGGCGTCATGGTGACCCAGCCCGGAGCCGACGCACCGATCGGCATCTTCGACTCAGGGGTCGGCGGGCTCACCGTCGCCCGTGCGGTGCTCGACCAGTTGCCCGGCGAGGCGGTCCGCTACATCGGGGACACCGCGAACGGCCCGTACGGCCCGCTGCCCATCGCCGAGGTGCGCCGGCACTCCCTCGCGGTGATGGACGAACTCGTCGAGAGCGGGGTCAAGATGCTCGTCGTCGCCTGCAACTCGGCCAGCGCCGCCTCGCTGCGTGACGCCCGCGAGCGGTACGACGTCCCGGTCGTGGAGGTGATCCTCCCTGCCGCGCGCCGGGCCATCGCCGCCACCCGCAACGGCCGGATCGGCGTCATCGGCACCCAGGCGACCGTCACCAGCGGCGCCTACGACGATGCGTTCGCCGCCGCGCCGCACGTGTCGGTCACCTCGGCGGCGTGCCCGAGCTTCGTCGACTTCGTCGAGCGGGGGGTCACCAGCGGCCGGCAGCTCCTGGGCCTGGCGCAGTCCTACCTCGACCCGCTGCTGGCAGCCGGCGTGGACACCGTCGTCCTGGGCTGCACCCACTACCCGCTGCTCACCGGCGTGCTGTCGGTCGTCCTGGGCGACGGCGTGACCCTGGTATCCAGCGCCGAGGAGACCGCCAAGGACGTCTACCGGGTGCTCACCCGCGCCGATCTGCTCCGCGACCCCGGCGCCGCGCCGCCGCAGCACGTCTTCCTCGCCACCGGCGACCCCGAGCCCTTCGCCCGGCTGGGGCGCCGGTTCCTCGGCCCCGAGGTCGGTGCGGTCCTCGGTGCCGGACGGGTGGGGGCCGCGTGAGGCTCACCGTCGTGGGCTGCTGCGGAAGCGGCCCCGGGCCCGACTCGCCCGCCTCCTGCTACCTGGTCGAGCACGACGGCTTCCGGTTGGTGGTCGACCTCGGCAACGGCTCCTTCGGCGCCCTGCAGGGGCTGATCGACCCGGGCAGCGTCGACGCGGTCTTCCTCTCGCACCTGCACGCCGACCACTGCCTCGACGTCGCCCCGTTCGTGGTGTGGCACCGCTACTCGGGCCGCTCGCCCGGCTCGCTGGTGCCGCTGTACGCACCGGTGGGCGCCGAACGCCGGCTGGCCCTCGCCTACGACTTCGACGGCGACGGGCTCACCGACGTCTTCGACTTCGTCCCGGTCGGCCCCGGAACGCTCACCATCGGCCCGTTCGAGGTGGCGCTGGCCCGCACGGCCCATCCCATCGAGACCTACGCCATCCGGCTCACCGCCGGCGGTCGCTCGCTGGTCTACACCGGCGACACCGGCCCGTGCGACCGGGTGGTCGGGCTGGCGCGAGGGGCCGACGTGCTGCTCGCCGAGGCGGCCCACCCCGACGACCTCCCGGAGCAGCCGCCGGGCCTGCACCTCACCGGTCGGCAGGCCGCGCAGCACGCCGCCGATGCGGAGGTCGGGCGGCTGCTGCTCACGCACATCCCCGCCTGGGTCGACCACATCGGGCAGCTGTTGGCGGCCAGCTCGGTGTTCCCCGAGACCGAGCTGGTGCGTCCGGGAGCGGTCTACGAGCTGTAGCTGATCGGCGCCCGGCGACCGGTCCTCGCACGAGCAGCCGTCCGGCCGTCCACGGCTCCGCGCCGCCCGGCCGGGCGACGAACGGTTGCCGTGACTTGGGCGGCCGGGCAGCGTGAGCGGCGTGGCCGACGAGGAACGCGACGGTGTGCCGCTGAGCAGCCTGGACTCTCCCCTCGGGGACGGGCTGGGGGTGACCAAACGGGCGCTGGTGGACCACCTGGACGCGGTGGCCGACCGGCTGGTCCCGCTGCTCGCGGGCCGGCCGCTGTCGGTGATGCGCGTCCGCCCGGGCCAGGTGCCGTTCATGCAGCGCAACGTGGCCAGGGCCCCCGATTGGGTGCGGACCGTGCCGGTGTGGGCGGAGTCGGCGCACCGGGAGGTGCACCAGGTGCTCTGCGACGACCGCCGCACCCTGCTCTGGCTGGCCAACCAGCGCGCGGTCGAGTTCCACGTACCCTTCCTCCCGGTCGGCTCGCACGAGCCAACCGGCCTCGTGCTCGACCTCGACCCGCCCGACGGCGCCGACTTCTCCGCCGTCGTGGCGGTCGCCCGGCTGGCGCGGCAGGCGCTCGAGGAGGTCGGCCTGGCCGGCGCGGTGAAGACCAGTGGCTCCTCGGGGCTGCACGTCGTCGTGCCGGTGCACGGCTCGCCGGTGGACGACGTCGCCGCGGCCACGCGGGCGCTGGCCCAGCGGGCGGCGCAGCTGGATGTCGACATCGCGACGACGGCCTTCCTCAAGGAGGAGCGCGGAGGTCGGGTCTTCGTCGACTCCACCCGGTCCGGGACGGGCACGGTCGTCGCCGCCTACAGCCCGCGCGTGCGGCCCGGGCTGCCCGTGTCCGCGCCGGTCGACTGGACCGACCTGGACGCGGTGCGTCCGGGCGACGTCACCGTGACGACGGGAGCGGAGCGGCTGGGGGACTGGTCGGCGCTGCTGCCCGCACCCCAGGAGCTGCCGGCCGACCTGGTCGCCGAGGGCCGTTCGATCCCGGTCGCGCGGGTGCAGGCGATGCACGAGGGCCGACGGCGAGCACGTGCCCGCCGGGCCGCCGGGAGTGGCTGACGGGCCGAGGAACCGGGTTCTGGAAGGCGCGGCGGCGGCCGTACGGGCGCCCGACCTCGAGGCCGCCACCACGGTCCTCGACGCGCTGGTGCTCAGCGTCTTCGGCCTCGAGACGGCCTGACGGTCCTCTCCCCAGCCGGAGGCGTCGTCCACAGGTGGCCCGACTGCGGGGCCGGCTGTCGGTACCCGGCCGCACGCTGTGCGGCATGACGATCGATCCGCAGACCCTCGCGTGGCTGGACCAGGAGGACAGCCGGCTGGCGCAGACGGTCCGCG is a genomic window of Blastococcus sp. HT6-30 containing:
- a CDS encoding ATP-dependent DNA ligase; protein product: MADEERDGVPLSSLDSPLGDGLGVTKRALVDHLDAVADRLVPLLAGRPLSVMRVRPGQVPFMQRNVARAPDWVRTVPVWAESAHREVHQVLCDDRRTLLWLANQRAVEFHVPFLPVGSHEPTGLVLDLDPPDGADFSAVVAVARLARQALEEVGLAGAVKTSGSSGLHVVVPVHGSPVDDVAAATRALAQRAAQLDVDIATTAFLKEERGGRVFVDSTRSGTGTVVAAYSPRVRPGLPVSAPVDWTDLDAVRPGDVTVTTGAERLGDWSALLPAPQELPADLVAEGRSIPVARVQAMHEGRRRARARRAAGSG
- a CDS encoding MoaD/ThiS family protein encodes the protein MAIEVRIPTILRTHTGGDKTVEGSGDTLAALIDDLDSKHSGLKNRLVTEEGKLHRFVNVYVNDEDVRFTGALDTQVKDGDSVTILPAVAGGC
- a CDS encoding MBL fold metallo-hydrolase, with amino-acid sequence MRLTVVGCCGSGPGPDSPASCYLVEHDGFRLVVDLGNGSFGALQGLIDPGSVDAVFLSHLHADHCLDVAPFVVWHRYSGRSPGSLVPLYAPVGAERRLALAYDFDGDGLTDVFDFVPVGPGTLTIGPFEVALARTAHPIETYAIRLTAGGRSLVYTGDTGPCDRVVGLARGADVLLAEAAHPDDLPEQPPGLHLTGRQAAQHAADAEVGRLLLTHIPAWVDHIGQLLAASSVFPETELVRPGAVYEL
- the murI gene encoding glutamate racemase is translated as MVTQPGADAPIGIFDSGVGGLTVARAVLDQLPGEAVRYIGDTANGPYGPLPIAEVRRHSLAVMDELVESGVKMLVVACNSASAASLRDARERYDVPVVEVILPAARRAIAATRNGRIGVIGTQATVTSGAYDDAFAAAPHVSVTSAACPSFVDFVERGVTSGRQLLGLAQSYLDPLLAAGVDTVVLGCTHYPLLTGVLSVVLGDGVTLVSSAEETAKDVYRVLTRADLLRDPGAAPPQHVFLATGDPEPFARLGRRFLGPEVGAVLGAGRVGAA
- a CDS encoding cysteine synthase; this encodes MARFASLVDSLGGTPLVGLPNLSPTSDVRLWAKLEDHNPTGSIKDRAAIRMIEAAEKEGLLRPGSTILEPTSGNTGISLAMVARQRGYELICVMPENTSVERRQLLEMYGARIISSPAAGGSNQAVAVAKELAAEHDDWVMLYQYGNPANALAHYEGTGPEILADLPSITHFVAGLGTTGTLMGVSRYLREHKPGVQVIAAEPRYGELVYGLRNIDEGFIPELYDASLLDSRFSVGPEDAIHRTRQLVEREGVFAGISTGAILHAALGIADKEVAAGRSADIVFIVCDGGWKYLSTGAYAGTLEEATSALEGQLWA